The proteins below are encoded in one region of Eubacteriales bacterium:
- a CDS encoding DNA alkylation repair protein, giving the protein MEFTLVQYQNLLLKLSSLSDDKYKKFTEKLIPSPVKIYGVSLPKLRLIAKEIIKSDWRGFLAVVSDDSHEELLLQGIVISYAKTDIDERLKYTLGFVNKINNWAVCDTFCSSFKPSENEKQKVFNFICGYLPSKEEFELRFFIVMLISSFIDEEHIDFILKTLNNIKHEGYYVKMAVAWALSICFVKFRGKTLSLLENNELDDFTHNKTIQKTCESFRVSSEDKEMIKRLKR; this is encoded by the coding sequence ATGGAGTTTACTTTAGTGCAATACCAAAATTTATTATTAAAACTTTCCTCTTTAAGCGACGATAAGTATAAAAAGTTTACAGAAAAACTTATTCCTTCGCCGGTTAAAATATACGGTGTTTCCCTGCCAAAACTGCGCCTTATAGCTAAAGAAATAATAAAAAGTGATTGGCGAGGTTTTTTAGCAGTAGTATCAGATGATTCTCACGAAGAACTTTTGCTCCAAGGCATAGTAATATCATATGCAAAAACCGATATAGACGAAAGGTTAAAATATACTTTGGGCTTTGTCAATAAAATAAACAACTGGGCGGTATGCGATACTTTTTGTTCCAGTTTTAAACCAAGCGAAAATGAAAAGCAAAAAGTTTTTAATTTCATTTGCGGGTACCTACCTTCCAAAGAAGAATTTGAACTGCGTTTTTTCATAGTTATGCTTATAAGCAGTTTCATTGACGAAGAGCATATAGATTTTATATTAAAAACCCTTAACAATATTAAACACGAAGGATACTATGTCAAAATGGCTGTGGCCTGGGCTCTATCCATTTGTTTTGTTAAATTTCGGGGCAAAACTTTATCTTTACTTGAAAATAATGAACTGGATGATTTTACGCATAATAAAACAATCCAAAAAACCTGCGAATCCTTTAGAGTAAGCAGCGAAGATAAAGAAATGATTAAAAGGCTCAAAAGATAG
- the raiA gene encoding ribosome-associated translation inhibitor RaiA, translating into MRIIINSKGMEVSDYLSNTINKKVKRLDRYFPKEAEAHVTMSIQRSRHIVEITITYGGLVLRGEEVTGDMYASIDGALKKMERQIIKHRTKLEKRYQSGSLKNIEPIFSNEEIKEDDLQVVKTKTFPSKPMSLDEAIMQMEMLGHQFFAFVSDDTQDVNVLYLRKDGNLGLLKPSKV; encoded by the coding sequence ATGCGTATCATTATCAATAGCAAAGGAATGGAGGTTTCCGATTACCTTAGTAACACAATCAATAAAAAAGTCAAACGTCTTGACCGTTATTTTCCTAAGGAAGCGGAAGCCCATGTAACTATGTCAATACAACGGAGCAGGCACATCGTAGAAATAACAATTACATACGGAGGGCTTGTACTTCGCGGCGAAGAAGTAACTGGAGATATGTATGCCTCAATTGATGGCGCTTTAAAAAAGATGGAGCGCCAGATAATCAAACATAGGACTAAGCTTGAAAAACGCTATCAAAGCGGAAGCCTTAAAAACATTGAACCTATTTTTAGTAACGAAGAAATCAAAGAAGACGATTTACAAGTCGTTAAAACAAAAACTTTCCCGTCTAAACCAATGAGTTTAGATGAAGCCATTATGCAAATGGAAATGCTGGGGCACCAGTTCTTCGCCTTTGTGTCAGACGATACACAAGACGTAAACGTACTTTACTTAAGAAAAGACGGGAACTTAGGGTTATTAAAACCTTCAAAAGTATAA
- a CDS encoding ComF family protein, translating to MNILKKAFEYLFCASYPYCIYCGSETDIDPKTHACKNCKELLVPVGKISEDKNTSLFAVYHFNQPVKDMLHNYKYNGKRYLAREISDIMFSLCLNNNLSADAVTYVPLHKAKLRKRGFDQSQLIAKHLAKKLSLPFETMLVRTVNTKTQTRLNHEERKINVKNAFTAKRPSLPPNILLIDDTVTTGSTAYECAKTLLISGAKQVIVLCFSHPLLT from the coding sequence ATGAATATCCTTAAAAAAGCATTTGAATATCTCTTTTGTGCTTCTTATCCATATTGTATTTACTGCGGCAGCGAAACGGATATAGACCCTAAAACCCACGCATGCAAGAACTGCAAAGAACTTCTTGTTCCTGTTGGTAAAATAAGCGAAGATAAAAACACCAGCCTTTTTGCCGTATATCACTTTAACCAGCCGGTCAAGGATATGCTGCATAACTATAAATATAACGGCAAAAGATATCTTGCCCGAGAAATATCAGACATAATGTTTAGCTTATGCCTTAATAACAACTTATCTGCCGATGCTGTTACCTATGTCCCCCTTCATAAGGCAAAGCTTAGAAAAAGAGGGTTCGACCAATCTCAGCTAATTGCAAAACACCTGGCAAAAAAACTTAGCCTTCCTTTTGAAACTATGCTTGTCAGAACGGTTAATACAAAAACGCAGACAAGGCTAAACCATGAGGAAAGAAAGATTAACGTAAAAAATGCCTTTACCGCTAAAAGGCCTTCTCTGCCACCCAACATACTCTTGATAGACGATACAGTTACAACCGGTTCCACTGCTTATGAATGCGCTAAAACACTCCTTATATCCGGTGCAAAACAAGTAATTGTTTTATGCTTTTCCCACCCTTTATTAACTTAA
- a CDS encoding ATP-dependent RecD-like DNA helicase has product MINIEGSVVNIIYTNYENGYTVIDLDVNGELITAVGKLSFLKPGEFVRLRGNWAEHKTFGSQFKVDIYESSLPENLDGIKYYLSSGLIKGVGEVLADRIVERFKLDTFNIIKNDPELLTEIKGISKPIALNISKSVIAHSNVQNIIIWLQEMGISTNQAIKIYEVLGDTTIATIRQNPYILIDSVRDIGFEKADKIASNIGINFDSPFRIQSGIKHVLKSGMEQGHTCLPLTYIKRECGRILKILNEEEILSSINELLVNGDLSMKEYLGKQMVFLSYCYITEADISNRLISILKSPSKIDISDFDKKLKDSIKDITLSREQKNAVVFAVSNNVTIITGGPGTGKTTILNAIINILERSGVTVALCAPTGRAAKRMEETTGRAAKTIHRLLEYDFSSDEDYPIFSRNEENPLDAEVIVVDEASMIDIFLFRSLLKAIKDGSRLIIVGDSDQLPSVGPGNVLSDIISSGIFNTNKLTHFYRQDGRGDIVTAAHAVNEGLLPNLKSNKEFVFLKVPNSTAAIDTLLNEISKAKGTDIQIITPIKRSALGCVNLNELLRNYLNPAKSTLTEITYGSTTFREGDKVMQIKNNYSKEWTCLNKNNISVKSSGIFNGEMGRIISIDTLDQKLHILFDSEREAQYDINELNELEHSYAITVHKSQGSEFDTVILPLLFSKSDFFTRNLLYTAITRAKNKLIIIGIEDCIKHMVNNVDTHRRVTSLRLELNELNKILA; this is encoded by the coding sequence TTGATAAATATTGAAGGTAGCGTTGTAAATATAATATATACAAACTATGAAAACGGTTATACGGTCATAGACCTCGATGTAAATGGCGAACTTATAACTGCCGTCGGCAAACTCTCTTTTTTAAAACCGGGTGAGTTCGTTCGCCTACGCGGTAACTGGGCAGAGCATAAAACCTTTGGGAGCCAGTTTAAAGTAGATATATACGAAAGCAGCCTTCCCGAAAACTTAGATGGTATTAAATATTACTTGTCAAGCGGGCTTATTAAAGGCGTAGGCGAAGTTTTAGCAGACCGTATAGTTGAACGTTTTAAATTAGATACTTTTAATATCATAAAAAACGATCCAGAGCTTTTAACTGAGATAAAAGGCATAAGCAAACCCATTGCTTTAAATATAAGCAAGAGTGTCATAGCCCATTCAAACGTACAAAACATAATAATCTGGCTGCAGGAGATGGGCATCTCCACCAACCAAGCAATAAAGATATATGAGGTTTTAGGCGATACTACTATTGCAACTATCCGCCAAAACCCCTATATCCTGATTGACAGTGTGCGGGATATCGGCTTTGAAAAAGCAGACAAGATAGCATCAAATATAGGCATAAACTTTGATTCGCCCTTTAGGATACAAAGCGGGATAAAACACGTGCTTAAATCCGGTATGGAACAAGGGCATACCTGCTTGCCTTTAACTTATATCAAAAGAGAATGCGGCCGTATCTTAAAGATACTAAACGAAGAGGAAATCTTATCTTCAATAAATGAGCTTTTAGTAAACGGCGACTTATCCATGAAAGAATACCTAGGAAAGCAAATGGTATTTTTATCTTATTGCTATATAACCGAGGCAGACATATCAAACCGCCTCATATCCATTTTAAAAAGCCCGTCTAAAATAGATATTTCGGATTTTGACAAAAAGTTAAAAGACAGCATCAAGGACATAACTCTTTCACGAGAGCAAAAAAATGCAGTGGTTTTCGCCGTCAGCAACAACGTGACTATAATAACCGGCGGGCCTGGAACCGGAAAGACAACTATATTAAACGCGATAATAAACATACTTGAAAGGTCCGGTGTGACAGTTGCCCTTTGCGCCCCTACAGGCAGGGCGGCTAAACGCATGGAAGAAACTACTGGAAGGGCAGCTAAAACCATACACCGTTTACTAGAATACGATTTTTCTTCCGACGAAGATTATCCTATATTTTCAAGGAACGAGGAAAACCCCCTCGATGCCGAAGTCATAGTAGTGGACGAAGCTTCTATGATAGACATATTTTTATTTCGCTCACTGCTTAAAGCAATAAAAGACGGCAGCCGCCTAATAATAGTCGGCGACAGCGACCAGCTCCCGTCCGTAGGCCCGGGCAACGTGCTTTCAGATATCATTTCAAGCGGGATATTCAATACGAATAAACTAACCCACTTTTACCGCCAGGACGGAAGAGGCGATATAGTAACCGCCGCCCATGCAGTTAATGAAGGACTTTTACCCAACCTTAAATCCAACAAGGAATTTGTATTTTTAAAGGTGCCTAATTCAACTGCCGCAATAGACACACTTTTAAACGAAATATCCAAGGCTAAGGGCACAGATATCCAGATCATAACCCCTATTAAAAGAAGCGCCCTTGGCTGCGTTAATTTAAACGAACTGCTGCGTAATTATTTAAATCCGGCAAAAAGCACTTTAACTGAAATCACTTACGGGTCTACCACTTTTCGCGAAGGCGACAAAGTGATGCAGATAAAAAACAATTATTCAAAAGAGTGGACTTGCTTAAACAAAAATAATATCTCAGTCAAATCTTCTGGGATATTCAACGGAGAGATGGGGCGGATAATAAGTATCGATACCCTGGATCAAAAACTGCACATACTCTTCGATTCTGAACGCGAAGCCCAATACGATATAAACGAATTAAATGAACTTGAGCATTCTTATGCAATTACTGTCCATAAATCCCAGGGCAGCGAGTTTGATACAGTCATACTTCCTTTGCTGTTTTCAAAAAGTGACTTTTTTACAAGGAACCTGCTTTATACTGCAATAACGCGCGCGAAAAACAAATTGATAATAATAGGCATTGAGGATTGTATAAAACATATGGTAAATAACGTAGATACGCATCGCCGCGTCACTTCACTTAGGTTGGAGCTTAATGAATTAAATAAAATACTTGCCTGA
- the metK gene encoding methionine adenosyltransferase, protein MNKLFTSESVTEGHPDKICDQISDAILDEILKDDLNARVACETAIKTGLVWVMGEITTNCYVEIQKVVRRTIREIGFTNAEYGLDADTCGIISSIEEQSSDIALGVNNSLEEKRGQDKNLGAGDQGMMFGYACDETEELMPLPIMLAHALTKRLSYVRKQNILGYLRPDGKSQVTVEYDEYGVPLRVHTIVLSAQHSESVTISQLHADLIKHVIKEVVPAKLIDDDTIILINPTGRFVIGGPQGDSGLTGRKIIVDTYGGYARHGGGSFSGKDPTKVDRSATYAARYVAKNIVAANLAKSCEIEVAYAIGVANPVSIFVNTFGTGVVPDDRIAKAITEAFDWRPQAIIESLDLRRPIYRQIASYGHFGRKELDLPWEKTDLVNKIKKRIY, encoded by the coding sequence ATGAACAAACTTTTTACATCAGAATCTGTGACAGAAGGACATCCTGATAAAATATGCGACCAGATATCCGATGCCATATTAGATGAAATTTTAAAAGACGACTTAAACGCCCGTGTTGCCTGTGAAACAGCTATTAAGACAGGGCTTGTTTGGGTTATGGGCGAAATAACGACAAATTGTTATGTTGAAATACAAAAAGTAGTACGCAGAACTATTAGAGAAATCGGTTTTACCAATGCGGAGTACGGCCTGGATGCCGATACATGCGGGATAATCTCAAGCATAGAAGAACAATCAAGCGACATAGCTCTTGGCGTCAATAATTCTCTGGAGGAAAAACGCGGGCAAGACAAAAATCTAGGCGCAGGAGACCAAGGCATGATGTTCGGATATGCCTGCGACGAGACAGAAGAATTGATGCCGCTGCCAATAATGCTGGCACACGCACTGACAAAGCGGCTTTCATATGTAAGGAAGCAAAATATCCTTGGTTATTTAAGGCCAGACGGGAAATCCCAGGTCACAGTTGAATACGATGAATACGGCGTACCGCTTAGGGTGCATACGATAGTATTGTCTGCACAGCACTCTGAAAGTGTTACCATCAGTCAGCTGCATGCCGACTTAATAAAACATGTAATAAAAGAAGTTGTCCCGGCAAAATTGATAGACGATGATACGATTATCTTAATAAACCCAACAGGGCGTTTTGTTATAGGCGGCCCGCAGGGAGACAGCGGATTAACGGGGCGCAAAATTATAGTCGATACATACGGAGGGTATGCCCGCCATGGGGGTGGATCTTTTTCAGGGAAAGACCCTACAAAAGTGGACAGAAGCGCAACCTACGCTGCCAGATATGTAGCCAAAAACATAGTCGCCGCGAATCTTGCTAAAAGCTGCGAGATAGAAGTCGCGTATGCTATCGGCGTTGCAAACCCCGTATCTATTTTTGTTAATACATTTGGGACAGGCGTTGTCCCTGATGACCGTATTGCAAAGGCAATAACGGAGGCATTCGATTGGCGCCCGCAGGCTATTATAGAATCGCTTGACTTACGCCGCCCGATTTATCGCCAGATAGCTTCCTATGGCCATTTCGGAAGAAAAGAGTTAGATCTTCCTTGGGAAAAAACTGATCTAGTTAATAAGATTAAAAAGAGGATCTATTGA